From a region of the Gordonia sp. PP30 genome:
- a CDS encoding AarF/UbiB family protein, which produces MTRGQGRRNAKLAALPLGMAGRAAAGFGKRLAGKSKDEVSAEVMAKTAEQLFAVLGELKGGAMKVGQALSIMEAAVPEEFGEPFREALTKLQAEAPPMPIATVHKVLDQQLGTRWRERFASFEETPAASASIGQVHKAVWADGRPVAVKVQYPGADHALKADLKTLSRMSGLIQKLSPGTDAKAMIDELIDRTEDELDYLAEADYQRAFARAFDGDPDFVIPKVVASAPKVIVSEWIEGTRLSKIITDGTRAQRNDAATKMTTFEFSSPSRVGLLHGDPHPGNFFVLDDGRFGVLDFGAIGQYPNGLPPETGPILALARDKRYDELRDMLVEHDFIRAAYAAKVSSQDLAKYLQPYVDPLYSDSFHFTRRWLQRAAGKATDMTGDVYKTSRHMNLPKEYVMVFRVLLGCVGIAAQLDAEAPYRAIMYRWVPGLEEELPAEA; this is translated from the coding sequence ATCACACGGGGGCAGGGCCGTCGAAATGCGAAGCTGGCGGCGCTGCCGCTCGGCATGGCAGGCCGGGCCGCTGCCGGATTCGGCAAGCGGCTGGCCGGCAAGAGCAAGGATGAGGTCAGCGCCGAGGTGATGGCCAAGACCGCCGAGCAGCTGTTCGCCGTCCTCGGCGAGCTCAAGGGCGGCGCGATGAAGGTCGGTCAGGCGCTGTCGATCATGGAGGCCGCCGTCCCCGAGGAGTTCGGCGAGCCCTTCCGCGAGGCGCTGACCAAACTGCAGGCCGAGGCGCCGCCGATGCCGATCGCGACCGTCCACAAGGTGCTCGACCAGCAGCTCGGCACCCGCTGGCGGGAACGCTTCGCGTCGTTCGAGGAGACCCCCGCGGCGTCGGCGAGCATCGGCCAGGTGCACAAGGCGGTGTGGGCCGACGGCCGTCCGGTCGCGGTCAAGGTGCAGTACCCGGGCGCCGACCACGCCCTGAAGGCCGATCTCAAGACCCTGAGCCGGATGTCCGGCCTGATCCAGAAGCTCTCCCCCGGTACCGACGCCAAGGCGATGATCGACGAGCTGATCGACCGCACCGAGGACGAGCTGGACTATCTCGCCGAGGCCGACTACCAGCGGGCTTTCGCGCGGGCCTTCGACGGCGACCCCGACTTCGTGATCCCCAAGGTGGTGGCCAGCGCGCCGAAGGTGATCGTGTCCGAGTGGATCGAGGGCACCCGGCTGAGCAAGATCATCACCGACGGCACCCGTGCGCAGCGCAACGACGCCGCCACCAAGATGACGACCTTCGAGTTCTCCTCCCCGTCGCGCGTCGGTCTGCTGCACGGCGATCCGCACCCGGGGAACTTCTTCGTCCTCGACGACGGACGCTTCGGCGTCCTCGACTTCGGGGCGATCGGCCAGTACCCGAACGGTCTGCCGCCGGAGACCGGGCCGATCCTCGCGCTGGCCCGAGACAAGCGGTACGACGAGCTGCGCGACATGCTGGTGGAGCACGATTTCATCCGCGCCGCGTACGCGGCGAAGGTGTCGTCGCAGGATCTCGCGAAGTACCTGCAGCCCTACGTCGATCCGCTGTACAGCGACTCGTTCCACTTCACCCGCCGGTGGCTGCAGCGCGCGGCGGGCAAGGCGACGGACATGACCGGCGACGTCTACAAGACCTCCCGGCATATGAATCTGCCGAAGGAGTACGTGATGGTGTTCCGGGTGCTCCTCGGCTGCGTCGGCATCGCCGCGCAGCTCGACGCCGAGGCGCCCTACCGCGCGATCATGTACCGCTGGGTGCCCGGTCTGGAGGAGGAACTCCCCGCCGAGGCGTGA
- a CDS encoding WhiB family transcriptional regulator, translating into MTITELTTPITGTPEESPATHRIDLPCQSGDADLWFAEEPAALEKAKSLCRACPLQAPCLAEAVDRGEPWGVWGGEIFDRGVIIARKRPRGRPRKNAS; encoded by the coding sequence ATGACCATCACCGAACTGACCACCCCGATCACGGGGACGCCGGAGGAGTCTCCGGCGACCCACCGAATAGACCTGCCTTGCCAGAGCGGCGACGCGGACCTGTGGTTCGCCGAGGAGCCCGCCGCACTGGAGAAGGCCAAGAGCCTGTGCCGCGCGTGCCCGCTGCAGGCCCCGTGCCTCGCCGAGGCCGTCGACCGCGGCGAGCCCTGGGGCGTGTGGGGCGGCGAGATCTTCGATCGCGGCGTCATCATCGCCCGCAAGCGCCCGCGCGGACGCCCGCGGAAGAACGCGAGCTGA
- a CDS encoding ATP-dependent DNA helicase UvrD2 — translation MTLRRSSGSEQRSGSERGSGSERGSGGERSSGIRDGLDPQQLEAVLAPRGPVCVLAGAGTGKTRTITRRIASLVDSGQVNPGQVLAVTFTARAAAEMRQRLAALGVSAPGQQVSALTFHAAALRQLRYFWPRAFGDVRWELMDSKFPMVRRAARDAGLDTADRELIRDLAAEIEWAKSCLIGPSDYPKRSTGRDLPMKAEIIAQVFAAYEEAKLGASREWFFDFEDLIIYTAEILHSEPQISEEFRSRYRSFVVDEYQDVTPVQQRLLSAWLGGRDDLTVVGDANQTIYSFTGATPRYLLDFTRAYPDATLVRLERDYRSTHQVVSLANGVIGQARGRVAGTRLELLGMAGDGPDPVFAEYPDENSEVVGVVAEVKRLLRAGVPADEIAILYRINAVSEGYEEALAAAGIDYRVRGDLGFFERPQVKAALRKLGALAQGPPPPMEAAQAVRVALRPLGYAEAEPPGAAARANWQQMVRLVELADEILAERGGLEFPGLVSALADRARTGGDTERGVTLASLHAAKGLEWDAVLLTGLHEGSMPLGRASGTPEEVEEERRLLYVGVTRARKHLHLSWSLARTEGRPATRRRSRFLDGLVPTERSRAAEPAAPAGLDRAVHDALREWRTDYAEAAGISEPNVCSGNVLKQLARVLPSTPDELRRISGMNPERVEQIGDAVLSVIAAHRS, via the coding sequence ATGACCCTTCGACGGAGCTCAGGGAGCGAGCAGCGCTCAGGGAGCGAGCGAGGCTCGGGGAGCGAACGAGGCTCGGGGGGCGAGCGGAGTTCGGGGATCCGGGACGGGCTCGACCCCCAGCAGCTCGAGGCCGTCCTCGCGCCGCGCGGCCCGGTCTGCGTGCTCGCCGGTGCCGGCACCGGCAAGACGCGCACCATCACGCGCCGGATCGCCTCGCTGGTCGACTCCGGACAAGTGAATCCCGGCCAGGTTCTCGCGGTCACCTTCACCGCCCGCGCCGCCGCCGAGATGCGGCAACGACTCGCCGCGCTCGGGGTCTCGGCACCCGGGCAGCAGGTCTCCGCGCTCACCTTCCACGCCGCGGCGCTGCGGCAACTGCGCTACTTCTGGCCGCGGGCGTTCGGTGACGTCCGCTGGGAGTTGATGGACAGCAAGTTCCCGATGGTGCGGCGCGCGGCGCGCGACGCGGGTCTGGACACCGCCGACCGCGAGCTGATCCGCGATCTGGCGGCCGAGATCGAATGGGCCAAGTCGTGCCTGATTGGTCCGTCGGACTATCCGAAACGGTCGACGGGCCGCGACCTGCCGATGAAGGCTGAGATCATCGCGCAGGTCTTCGCCGCGTACGAGGAGGCCAAACTCGGTGCCTCGCGGGAATGGTTCTTCGATTTCGAGGATCTGATCATCTACACCGCCGAGATCCTGCACAGCGAACCGCAGATCTCCGAGGAGTTCCGGTCGCGGTACCGCAGCTTCGTCGTCGACGAGTACCAGGACGTGACGCCGGTCCAGCAACGTCTGCTCTCCGCCTGGCTCGGCGGCCGCGACGACCTGACCGTGGTGGGCGACGCCAACCAGACCATCTACAGTTTCACCGGCGCCACACCGCGGTATCTGCTGGACTTCACCCGCGCCTACCCGGACGCCACCCTGGTCCGGCTCGAACGCGACTATCGGTCGACGCATCAGGTGGTGTCGCTGGCCAACGGGGTGATCGGCCAGGCGCGCGGCCGGGTCGCGGGCACCCGGCTGGAACTGCTCGGCATGGCGGGCGACGGCCCGGACCCGGTGTTCGCCGAGTACCCGGACGAGAACTCGGAGGTGGTCGGTGTCGTCGCCGAGGTGAAGCGGCTGCTGCGCGCCGGAGTTCCGGCCGACGAGATCGCGATTCTGTACCGGATCAACGCCGTCTCGGAAGGCTACGAGGAGGCGCTCGCGGCCGCCGGTATCGACTACCGGGTGCGCGGTGATCTCGGCTTCTTCGAGCGGCCGCAGGTCAAGGCGGCGCTGCGAAAACTCGGCGCGCTCGCACAGGGACCGCCCCCGCCGATGGAGGCCGCCCAGGCGGTGCGAGTGGCGTTGCGCCCGCTCGGCTACGCCGAGGCCGAGCCGCCGGGCGCGGCGGCTCGGGCCAACTGGCAGCAGATGGTCCGGCTGGTGGAACTGGCCGACGAGATCCTGGCCGAGCGCGGCGGCCTGGAGTTTCCGGGACTCGTGTCCGCGCTGGCCGATCGTGCACGCACCGGCGGTGATACCGAGCGCGGCGTCACTCTCGCCTCGCTGCACGCGGCGAAGGGCCTGGAATGGGACGCCGTGCTGCTCACCGGGCTGCACGAGGGATCGATGCCGCTCGGGCGGGCCTCCGGCACCCCCGAGGAGGTCGAGGAGGAGCGCCGTCTGCTCTACGTGGGCGTCACCCGGGCGCGCAAGCACCTGCATTTGTCGTGGAGCCTGGCCCGCACCGAGGGCAGGCCGGCGACCCGTCGTCGTTCACGATTCCTCGACGGCCTGGTGCCCACCGAGCGGTCGCGCGCCGCGGAACCGGCCGCGCCGGCCGGGCTGGACAGGGCCGTGCACGACGCGCTGCGTGAGTGGCGCACCGACTACGCCGAGGCCGCGGGCATCAGCGAACCGAACGTGTGCAGCGGCAACGTCCTCAAGCAGCTGGCGCGGGTGCTGCCGTCGACCCCCGACGAGCTGCGCCGCATCAGCGGGATGAACCCGGAGCGGGTCGAGCAGATCGGCGACGCCGTCCTGTCGGTCATCGCGGCCCACCGAAGCTAG
- a CDS encoding mycoredoxin: MADVADLTVYTTSWCPFCVRLKASLNRNEIPYTEIDVEADADAAAFVESVNGGNRVVPTVKFADGSTKTNPGIGEVMSALGLL, translated from the coding sequence CTGGCCGACGTGGCCGATTTGACTGTCTACACGACTTCCTGGTGCCCGTTCTGCGTCCGGCTCAAGGCGAGCCTGAACCGCAACGAGATCCCGTACACCGAGATCGACGTCGAAGCCGACGCCGATGCCGCGGCCTTCGTCGAGAGTGTGAACGGCGGGAACCGGGTGGTCCCCACGGTGAAGTTCGCCGACGGCTCCACCAAGACCAATCCGGGCATCGGTGAGGTCATGTCCGCGCTGGGCCTGCTCTGA
- the nudC gene encoding NAD(+) diphosphatase, whose amino-acid sequence MATFEFVEPPLLSQAGFDRADHLRDATDRLAQGWSTARVLLVDGAGRYPVDGAGALRWVTAPGLGATPPDGAVFLGLAGDTDVWALRTDAVPGPAGDPRSGAHLLSADDAGLLATALGLLNWHRGAAFSPRDGSPTTVGRAGWVRLGPDGAEEYPRTDPAVIMVVHDGADRVLLGRQHVWPSPMFSTLAGFVEPGESLEQCVRREIAEEAGVDARDPAYLGSQPWPFPRSLMLGFEAIADPEQPIVLRDGELAEARWFTRDQVRTALDTHADWGTDTEGADLMLPPPVSIARSLITSWALARTHPMEWPVPLG is encoded by the coding sequence ATGGCGACCTTCGAATTCGTCGAACCCCCGCTGCTGTCGCAAGCCGGCTTCGACCGGGCCGACCATCTCCGTGACGCGACCGACCGACTCGCGCAGGGCTGGTCGACGGCGCGGGTACTGCTGGTCGACGGCGCCGGACGTTACCCGGTCGACGGCGCCGGTGCCCTCCGCTGGGTCACGGCTCCCGGACTCGGCGCGACCCCGCCGGACGGCGCGGTGTTCCTCGGCCTCGCCGGTGACACCGACGTCTGGGCACTGCGCACCGACGCGGTGCCCGGCCCGGCCGGCGATCCCCGCTCCGGGGCCCATCTGCTCAGCGCCGACGACGCCGGTCTGCTCGCCACCGCGCTCGGTCTGCTGAACTGGCACCGCGGCGCGGCCTTCTCGCCTCGCGACGGCAGCCCCACGACTGTCGGCCGGGCCGGCTGGGTGCGGCTCGGGCCCGACGGCGCCGAGGAGTATCCGCGCACCGACCCCGCCGTCATCATGGTGGTGCACGACGGCGCCGATCGCGTCCTGCTCGGCCGCCAGCACGTGTGGCCGTCGCCGATGTTCTCCACGCTGGCCGGGTTCGTCGAACCGGGCGAGTCGCTGGAACAGTGCGTGCGGCGCGAGATCGCCGAGGAGGCCGGCGTCGATGCCCGCGATCCGGCCTACCTGGGCTCGCAGCCGTGGCCGTTCCCGCGGTCACTGATGCTCGGCTTCGAGGCGATCGCCGACCCCGAGCAGCCGATCGTCCTGCGCGACGGCGAGCTGGCCGAGGCCCGCTGGTTCACCCGCGATCAGGTGCGGACCGCCCTGGACACCCACGCGGACTGGGGCACCGACACCGAGGGCGCCGACCTCATGCTCCCGCCGCCCGTCTCCATCGCGCGGTCGCTGATCACCAGCTGGGCGCTCGCGCGTACGCATCCCATGGAGTGGCCGGTCCCGCTCGGCTGA
- a CDS encoding potassium channel family protein yields the protein MRERLRRARRGDGDLLDKPDYALVGIVRIPELERSPAKAIGRRVLWALFSLFLCSLVVYVDRYGYRDAKGSTLSYLDALYYSAVTLSTTGYGDITPITESARLINVLFITPLRVLFLIVLIGTTLEVLTERSRQAIKIQNWRNRVRNHTVVVGYGTKGRTATAAVLADGVRPGEVVVVDDDPTALEEAAADGLVTVRGDATKSDVLRLAGVQHAAALVIAANRDDTAVMVTLTARELNPRAKIVASIRESENTHLMRQSGANSVVVSSETAGRLLGIATITPSVVEVVEDLLSPEEGYAIAEREVEPTETGGSPAHTKDLVLGVVRDGKLHRVGDAEVEAIEVGDRLLYVRQGERS from the coding sequence ATGCGTGAGCGATTGCGCCGCGCCCGGCGGGGCGACGGAGACCTGCTGGACAAGCCCGATTACGCGCTCGTCGGTATCGTGCGCATCCCCGAACTGGAGCGCAGTCCGGCCAAGGCCATCGGCCGCCGCGTGCTGTGGGCGCTGTTCTCGCTGTTCCTGTGCTCGCTCGTGGTCTACGTCGACCGTTACGGCTACCGCGACGCCAAGGGCTCGACGCTGTCGTACCTGGACGCGCTCTACTACTCGGCGGTCACCCTCTCCACCACCGGCTACGGCGACATCACGCCGATCACCGAGTCCGCCCGGCTGATCAACGTCCTCTTCATCACGCCGCTGCGTGTGCTCTTCCTGATCGTGCTGATCGGAACCACCCTGGAGGTGCTCACCGAGCGCTCGCGACAGGCGATCAAGATCCAGAACTGGAGGAATCGGGTGCGCAATCACACCGTCGTCGTCGGCTACGGGACCAAGGGCCGGACCGCGACCGCCGCCGTCCTCGCCGACGGCGTGCGGCCCGGCGAGGTGGTGGTGGTCGACGACGATCCCACCGCCCTCGAAGAGGCCGCCGCCGACGGTCTGGTGACCGTGCGCGGCGACGCCACCAAGTCGGACGTGCTGCGCCTGGCCGGCGTCCAGCACGCGGCCGCGCTGGTGATCGCCGCCAACCGCGACGACACCGCCGTGATGGTGACGCTCACCGCGCGTGAACTGAACCCGCGGGCCAAGATCGTCGCCTCGATCCGCGAGTCGGAGAACACCCACCTGATGCGCCAATCCGGTGCCAATTCGGTGGTCGTGTCGTCGGAGACGGCCGGCCGGCTGCTCGGCATCGCCACCATCACCCCGTCGGTGGTGGAGGTGGTGGAAGACCTGCTCAGCCCCGAGGAGGGCTACGCCATCGCCGAGCGGGAGGTGGAGCCGACCGAGACCGGCGGCTCGCCCGCGCACACCAAGGACCTGGTGCTGGGCGTGGTCCGCGACGGCAAGCTGCACCGCGTCGGCGACGCGGAGGTCGAGGCCATCGAAGTCGGCGACCGGCTGCTGTACGTGCGCCAGGGCGAGCGGAGCTGA
- a CDS encoding UvrD-helicase domain-containing protein: MTEPSSAVRRVSARSLAAALGLPSPTDEQVEVIEAPLEPMLVVAGAGAGKTETMASRVVWLVANRLVAPDEILGLTFTRKAASELGARIRRRLSMLAGSPALLDWDPGGDLAAVLRSADAEVSTYHAYAGRLIADYGLLLPVEPSSTLLSETELWQLAFSVVTAWPHELATTKVPSSVTEAVLNLYSEMAEHLVDDDALAAAGSDLYSLIDTLPKGPRQRAEPSKALRAIQDVIDERRALLPLVQALRAKMTEQGALDFGSQMSLAARLVTTHPEVVAAERAGIKAVLLDEYQDTGHSQRLLLSALFGGTRNAPLAVTAVGDPIQSIYGWRGASAANLPRFAMDFPRPDGAGLWAGAHRRELLTSWRNCRGTLYLANEVSAQLRARGVPVSTLRPRDDAPEGAVRLALTETVDDERAWLAGHVEDAYRAAERDGRARPTVAILVRRNEDSAPLAAVLEARGIPVEVVGIGGLLHVPEITDIVATLTLMADPMAGTAAMRLLTGARWQLGAADLAALWRRARELAAGAADPVTGVVATRAELDAALESALPAESVDAAGIGDALVDPGDRDRYTAAGYQRIRAFGRELERLRRRIGQPLPELVADVEQTIGVAVEAQIRARRMRGAVTGREHLDAFAEYIAAYAERPGATLPGLLAFLDTAESVEKGLEAGQVEVAEERVQILTVHASKGLEWDIVVVPHLAKGIFPSAKADTTWLGSARELPAPLRGDLASGDGDEGFPPLPLGAVGDRKELEEAITAHKEAIKQRRLDEDRRLLYVALTRAKQTLLVSAHHWSATGDKPRGGSEFFTELAELVRAAGSPGLVIDVDAPPPPEGAENPMTLEPVTAPWPVDRLGERRPALRAAAAAVEQARADRALVPIDPPDTDDPEVAAWRAEVAALLDERRRTGAAEVGVELPGQLSVSQLVELGTDEQAFAARLRRPVPFRPNPMARRGTAFHAWVERRFGATRLLDLDELPGAADESAVDDDLEVLRAAFLASPWADRTPLEVEVGFETVIGSTVVRGRMDAVFADRRAAGGEEGYLVVDWKTGAVPEPAKRPALELQLAAYRVAWARLRGVDIDRVRAAFVYVRHHFTLEPENLPDADALAELLAVGQAPIE, from the coding sequence ATGACTGAGCCGTCGTCCGCCGTTCGCCGGGTCTCGGCGCGGTCGCTCGCCGCGGCCCTCGGACTGCCGTCGCCCACCGACGAGCAGGTCGAGGTGATCGAGGCACCGCTGGAACCGATGCTCGTGGTGGCGGGCGCGGGCGCGGGCAAGACCGAGACCATGGCCTCGCGGGTGGTGTGGCTGGTCGCCAACCGCCTCGTGGCGCCCGACGAGATCCTCGGTCTCACCTTCACCCGCAAGGCCGCCAGCGAGCTCGGCGCGCGTATCCGCCGTCGGCTGTCGATGCTCGCCGGGTCACCCGCCCTGCTCGACTGGGACCCGGGCGGTGACCTGGCCGCGGTGCTGCGCAGCGCCGACGCCGAGGTCAGCACCTACCACGCCTACGCGGGCCGGCTGATCGCCGACTACGGACTGCTGCTGCCGGTGGAACCGTCGTCGACGCTGCTGAGCGAGACCGAGCTCTGGCAGCTCGCGTTCTCCGTGGTCACCGCCTGGCCGCACGAGCTGGCCACCACGAAGGTGCCGTCCAGCGTCACCGAGGCCGTCCTGAACCTGTACTCGGAGATGGCCGAGCATCTGGTCGACGACGACGCCCTCGCCGCCGCGGGCAGTGACCTCTACTCCTTGATCGACACCCTGCCGAAGGGGCCGCGACAGCGGGCCGAACCGAGCAAGGCCCTGCGCGCGATACAGGACGTGATCGACGAACGTCGCGCCTTGCTGCCCCTGGTCCAGGCGTTGCGCGCCAAGATGACCGAGCAGGGCGCCCTCGACTTCGGCAGCCAGATGTCGCTCGCGGCGCGGTTGGTCACGACGCACCCGGAGGTGGTCGCCGCCGAACGCGCCGGGATCAAGGCCGTCTTGCTCGACGAGTACCAGGACACCGGCCACTCGCAGCGGCTGTTGCTGTCCGCGCTGTTCGGCGGGACGCGGAACGCACCGCTCGCGGTGACCGCCGTCGGCGACCCGATCCAGTCGATCTACGGCTGGCGCGGGGCGTCGGCCGCCAACCTGCCGCGCTTCGCGATGGACTTCCCGCGCCCCGACGGCGCCGGCTTGTGGGCCGGAGCCCACCGCCGCGAACTGCTCACCAGCTGGCGCAACTGCCGCGGCACCCTCTACCTCGCCAACGAGGTGTCCGCGCAGCTGCGGGCGCGCGGTGTGCCGGTCAGCACGCTCCGCCCGCGCGACGACGCGCCCGAGGGCGCCGTGCGACTCGCCCTTACCGAGACGGTCGACGACGAGCGCGCGTGGCTCGCCGGCCACGTCGAAGACGCCTACCGGGCCGCCGAGCGCGACGGCCGCGCGCGGCCGACGGTCGCGATCCTGGTGCGCCGCAACGAGGATTCGGCGCCGCTCGCCGCGGTCCTGGAAGCCCGGGGCATCCCGGTCGAGGTGGTCGGCATCGGCGGACTTCTGCATGTCCCGGAGATCACCGACATCGTCGCCACCCTCACCCTCATGGCCGACCCGATGGCCGGCACCGCCGCCATGCGGCTGCTCACCGGGGCGCGCTGGCAGCTCGGCGCCGCCGATCTGGCCGCACTCTGGCGGCGGGCGCGGGAACTCGCGGCGGGGGCCGCCGACCCGGTCACCGGTGTGGTCGCCACCCGCGCGGAACTCGACGCCGCGCTGGAATCGGCGCTGCCCGCGGAGTCGGTGGATGCCGCCGGGATCGGCGACGCGCTGGTCGACCCCGGCGACCGCGACCGCTATACCGCCGCCGGATACCAGCGCATCCGGGCGTTCGGTCGCGAACTCGAACGACTGCGCCGTCGTATCGGGCAGCCGCTGCCCGAGCTGGTCGCCGACGTCGAGCAGACCATCGGGGTCGCGGTCGAGGCGCAGATCCGGGCCCGCCGGATGCGCGGTGCCGTCACCGGCCGGGAACACCTCGACGCTTTCGCCGAATACATCGCCGCCTACGCCGAACGTCCCGGCGCCACCCTGCCCGGGCTGCTCGCGTTCCTGGACACCGCCGAATCGGTGGAGAAGGGCCTGGAAGCCGGTCAGGTCGAGGTGGCCGAGGAACGCGTGCAGATCCTCACCGTGCACGCCTCCAAAGGACTGGAGTGGGACATCGTGGTGGTCCCGCACCTGGCGAAGGGCATCTTCCCGAGCGCCAAGGCCGACACCACCTGGCTGGGTTCGGCCCGCGAGCTGCCGGCACCGCTGCGCGGCGACCTGGCGAGCGGCGACGGCGACGAGGGCTTTCCACCGCTGCCGCTGGGCGCGGTCGGTGACCGGAAAGAACTCGAAGAGGCGATCACCGCGCACAAGGAGGCGATCAAGCAGCGTCGCCTCGACGAGGACCGGCGCCTGCTCTACGTCGCTCTCACCCGCGCCAAACAGACGCTCCTGGTGTCCGCCCACCACTGGTCGGCCACCGGCGACAAGCCGCGCGGCGGATCGGAGTTCTTCACCGAACTCGCCGAACTGGTGCGCGCCGCCGGGTCGCCCGGGCTGGTGATCGACGTCGATGCGCCGCCACCGCCCGAAGGGGCGGAGAACCCGATGACACTCGAACCGGTCACCGCGCCGTGGCCCGTCGACCGGCTGGGGGAGCGGCGCCCTGCGCTGCGTGCGGCGGCCGCGGCCGTCGAACAGGCCCGCGCCGACCGGGCACTGGTCCCCATCGATCCGCCGGACACCGACGACCCCGAGGTTGCGGCCTGGCGGGCCGAGGTCGCGGCCCTGCTCGATGAACGACGCCGCACCGGCGCCGCCGAGGTCGGGGTCGAGTTGCCCGGCCAGCTGTCGGTGAGCCAGCTGGTGGAACTCGGTACCGACGAGCAGGCCTTCGCCGCGCGGCTGCGTCGTCCGGTGCCGTTCCGGCCGAACCCGATGGCCCGGCGCGGTACCGCTTTCCACGCGTGGGTGGAGCGCCGCTTCGGTGCCACGCGACTCCTGGACCTGGACGAACTTCCCGGTGCCGCCGACGAGAGCGCCGTCGACGACGACCTCGAGGTGCTGCGTGCGGCGTTCCTGGCGTCGCCGTGGGCCGACCGGACGCCGCTGGAGGTGGAGGTCGGCTTCGAGACGGTGATCGGTTCGACGGTGGTCCGCGGCCGGATGGACGCGGTGTTCGCCGACCGGCGTGCGGCCGGCGGCGAGGAGGGCTACCTCGTCGTCGACTGGAAGACCGGCGCGGTGCCCGAACCGGCGAAACGGCCGGCCCTGGAACTGCAGCTGGCCGCCTATCGGGTCGCCTGGGCCCGGCTGCGCGGTGTCGACATCGACCGGGTGCGGGCGGCCTTCGTGTATGTCCGCCATCACTTCACCCTGGAACCGGAGAATCTTCCCGATGCCGACGCGCTGGCGGAGTTGCTGGCGGTGGGGCAGGCGCCCATCGAGTAG